In one window of Ruminococcus hominis DNA:
- a CDS encoding GNAT family N-acetyltransferase: MIRIATENDAEELLNIYAPYVEKTAITFEYEVPSVEEFRKRIRNILKKYPYIVEEKEGEILGYAYAGVFKNRAAYDWAVETTIYVREDQRKSGVGRALYEGLENILKMQNILNLNACIAYTAVEDEHLTNNSVQFHDHMGYRLVGRFQQCGNKFGRWYDMVWMEKHIGEHKENPEKIKPFTEIREELKNNK, translated from the coding sequence ATGATTAGAATTGCGACAGAAAATGATGCAGAAGAACTTTTGAATATTTACGCACCTTATGTAGAAAAAACAGCAATAACATTTGAATACGAAGTTCCATCTGTGGAAGAATTTAGAAAACGAATACGAAATATTCTAAAAAAATATCCATACATTGTAGAGGAAAAAGAGGGAGAAATTCTAGGATATGCATATGCAGGTGTATTTAAAAACCGTGCCGCATACGACTGGGCAGTTGAAACTACGATATATGTACGTGAAGATCAGAGAAAGAGTGGTGTTGGCAGAGCTTTATATGAAGGATTGGAAAACATTCTTAAAATGCAAAACATTCTTAATTTAAATGCCTGTATTGCGTATACAGCAGTAGAAGATGAACATCTTACGAATAATAGTGTGCAGTTTCATGACCATATGGGATATCGTCTGGTTGGAAGGTTTCAACAATGCGGTAACAAATTTGGGCGATGGTATGATATGGTGTGGATGGAAAAACACATAGGTGAACACAAAGAAAATCCGGAAAAAATCAAGCCATTTACGGAGATAAGAGAAGAACTAAAAAATAACAAATAA
- a CDS encoding GH39 family glycosyl hydrolase produces MENWIQIGNNQKNKTDRFRETERSYIVQGLVSVWITGKGFLQTNSDDVRMRQIVKYVGENRQNHVSLSELADELFTATSTLSRLFQRQTGMKFAEFVNRVRIYFAAEDLMTTSKTVTKIAVDNGFSNASVMNRVFRQYYQCTPVEYREKKKEEKECTTPTKKENRDKRNKNKSLDTENSAIEVNVRRKSKLTKIWNQVVNIGSVYNLTLANLQYHTIYLTETLGFSYVRIWNVFSKKMMITDGKTQGNYNYDMIDLALDFLVSHHIKPFVDLGRRPDTALSSMGNTLYFEEECIVFQSKDIWIAMLKDFIHHIIKRYGKEEVVQWKFELSSDIVHFARNQYYIDKEYDYKECYRSSYQVIKKALPDACVGGPSDVTNDVKFLHEYLQYSKENNCLPEFISILLFPYDSSRKDGKVNYYRTQSENYEYEKLQSIHQIMEEGEVDIPLYVVEWNSSISNRNFLNDSCFRASYITKKIIEILSMADMVCLWMGSDWVSNYFDMKRIANGGSGLITKDTIRKPVYFALQFLNQLGEELLLHNEELIVTKEIGKDVYHIIGFHYQRYEDTYVVANDPIDSPEKVEKIFLTNQECNIDLVLKNVVDGNYTITSNRICREKGSILDEWKKFQYEETLTNEDIKYLREITQPERRMEGVMSVEGMVQIRMTLRGQEIILLHVSKDDAC; encoded by the coding sequence ATGGAGAATTGGATTCAGATAGGAAATAATCAAAAGAATAAAACTGACAGATTCAGAGAGACTGAGAGAAGCTATATTGTTCAAGGATTGGTGTCTGTCTGGATAACTGGAAAAGGTTTTCTGCAGACGAACTCTGACGATGTTCGTATGCGTCAGATTGTAAAGTATGTGGGTGAAAATCGTCAAAATCATGTGAGTTTATCAGAACTTGCAGATGAACTGTTTACAGCGACCTCTACATTATCCAGATTATTTCAGAGGCAAACTGGAATGAAATTTGCAGAGTTTGTAAATCGGGTGCGAATCTATTTTGCAGCAGAGGATTTGATGACAACTTCGAAGACAGTCACGAAAATTGCAGTGGATAATGGATTCTCTAATGCTTCGGTAATGAATCGTGTGTTTCGACAATATTATCAGTGCACTCCGGTAGAATATCGAGAGAAGAAAAAAGAAGAAAAAGAGTGTACTACGCCAACAAAGAAAGAAAATAGAGATAAAAGAAATAAAAACAAATCCCTTGATACGGAAAATAGTGCAATTGAAGTTAATGTGAGACGAAAGAGCAAGTTGACAAAAATTTGGAATCAGGTAGTGAATATTGGTTCGGTTTATAATTTGACACTTGCTAATTTGCAATATCATACAATTTATCTTACAGAAACGTTGGGATTTTCATATGTACGGATATGGAATGTTTTTTCTAAGAAGATGATGATTACAGATGGAAAAACGCAAGGAAACTATAATTATGATATGATTGATCTGGCATTAGATTTTTTAGTGTCTCATCATATAAAACCATTTGTAGATTTGGGAAGAAGACCAGATACAGCATTATCATCTATGGGAAATACATTATATTTCGAAGAAGAATGTATTGTATTTCAATCAAAAGATATCTGGATAGCAATGTTGAAAGATTTTATTCATCATATAATAAAGCGATATGGAAAAGAAGAGGTAGTACAATGGAAATTTGAATTATCCAGTGATATTGTGCATTTTGCAAGAAATCAATATTATATCGATAAGGAGTATGACTATAAAGAATGCTATAGATCTTCCTATCAGGTTATAAAAAAGGCATTGCCAGATGCCTGCGTAGGAGGACCTTCTGATGTAACAAATGATGTAAAATTTTTGCATGAGTACTTACAATATAGTAAAGAAAATAATTGCTTGCCAGAATTTATTTCTATTCTTTTGTTTCCATATGATTCTTCGAGGAAGGATGGAAAAGTAAATTATTATCGTACACAGTCAGAAAATTATGAGTATGAAAAATTACAGTCTATTCATCAAATTATGGAAGAAGGAGAGGTCGATATCCCTCTTTATGTGGTTGAATGGAACAGTTCTATTTCAAATCGTAATTTTTTGAATGATTCTTGCTTTCGGGCTTCCTATATAACAAAGAAGATTATTGAAATACTTTCAATGGCAGATATGGTATGTCTTTGGATGGGATCTGATTGGGTAAGTAATTATTTTGATATGAAACGAATTGCAAATGGCGGAAGTGGTTTGATCACAAAGGATACAATTCGAAAACCGGTGTATTTTGCATTGCAGTTTTTGAACCAATTAGGCGAAGAACTGCTATTACATAATGAAGAATTAATTGTTACAAAAGAGATAGGAAAAGATGTTTATCATATCATTGGTTTTCATTATCAAAGATATGAAGATACTTATGTTGTTGCAAATGACCCCATTGATTCGCCGGAGAAAGTAGAGAAAATATTTTTGACAAATCAGGAATGTAATATTGATTTGGTTTTGAAAAATGTGGTTGATGGCAATTATACAATCACATCAAATCGTATTTGCAGAGAAAAAGGGAGTATTCTGGATGAATGGAAGAAATTTCAATACGAAGAAACCCTTACAAATGAGGATATTAAATATTTGAGAGAGATTACACAACCGGAGCGACGGATGGAAGGAGTAATGTCAGTGGAAGGGATGGTTCAAATCAGAATGACACTGAGGGGACAGGAGATTATATTGTTGCATGTATCAAAAGATGATGCATGCTAG
- a CDS encoding AraC family transcriptional regulator, translated as MLYNLHYSNKYNFLPLLPKLLGVNHLQEPVQRPHGFPVFQWFYCVKGQGEFIINGQRSIISKGQGLLIYPHISHSYKGLTSDWTVHLIGFGGNACTEILQTLHMLESGVYHFSNSDIFPTHIENLLYLSQRNITEKETELSKACYSMLLDLSPCIRQIHNTTATYENELVRKLIDYMEEKYACDISLNELADYVNLSKEYMCNLFKHTMHQTIMQYLQTVRISRARIFLIQYPEKHVAEIAHMCGFESPSYFGKVFKKIAGCTPDNFRR; from the coding sequence ATGCTTTACAATCTCCACTACTCCAATAAATACAACTTTCTCCCGCTTCTACCTAAACTTCTCGGTGTCAATCACCTTCAGGAACCAGTACAACGACCACATGGGTTTCCTGTCTTTCAGTGGTTCTACTGCGTAAAAGGGCAAGGAGAATTTATCATCAACGGGCAACGCTCTATCATTTCCAAAGGACAGGGATTATTGATTTATCCTCACATTTCCCACTCTTATAAAGGACTTACCTCCGACTGGACCGTTCATCTTATTGGATTTGGTGGAAATGCATGTACTGAAATATTACAGACATTGCATATGTTAGAGAGCGGCGTGTATCATTTTTCTAATTCAGATATCTTTCCTACTCATATTGAAAATTTGCTCTATCTTTCGCAACGTAATATCACCGAAAAAGAAACTGAGTTATCCAAAGCCTGTTACAGTATGCTTTTAGATCTGTCACCTTGTATTCGACAGATTCACAATACAACTGCCACTTATGAAAATGAACTGGTTCGTAAACTGATTGATTATATGGAGGAAAAATATGCCTGCGATATTTCTCTGAATGAACTGGCAGACTATGTAAATTTATCCAAAGAATATATGTGCAATCTCTTTAAACATACAATGCACCAGACAATTATGCAGTATTTACAAACTGTTCGTATTAGTCGTGCACGTATATTTCTAATTCAATATCCTGAAAAACATGTTGCTGAAATTGCACATATGTGTGGTTTTGAGAGTCCAAGCTATTTTGGAAAAGTATTTAAAAAAATTGCCGGATGTACACCCGACAATTTTCGAAGATAA
- a CDS encoding STAS-like domain-containing protein, with amino-acid sequence MSFQEEKRNSIKRYLLEKVRNQDTDYIKKTMDNFRISVTTVKRYLKELLDQGILEEQKQSECGYRLKTEEYRFVYDASDFLVEDKIYFQDILPLLQNISKEASAIWSYAFMEIMNNAIEHAKAKRISCCIKKDNLYTEISITDDGIGIFENIKGYLEKEQGYPADVQDAVLELYKGKLTTQRESHSGEGIFFVSKSLREFAIWSKQSVFTAGRCTEEKLIQSHLILYYTSLKSIGTMVVMKLENDTTHTLKEVFDMFAPIEEGFAKTVIPLKKVCPYGEPIARSQARRVVYRLEQFKQVEFDCSGIDFMGQGFADEVFRVFQNKYPDIQLEVTNANETVLGMIRHVKR; translated from the coding sequence ATGTCATTCCAAGAAGAAAAAAGAAATAGTATTAAAAGATACTTGTTAGAAAAAGTCAGGAATCAAGATACTGATTATATAAAAAAGACGATGGATAATTTTCGGATATCGGTTACAACTGTAAAACGATATTTGAAAGAACTTCTGGATCAGGGAATACTGGAAGAACAGAAGCAATCGGAATGTGGTTATCGCTTGAAAACAGAAGAATATCGATTTGTCTATGATGCTTCAGATTTTTTAGTCGAAGATAAAATCTATTTTCAAGATATCCTACCTTTATTGCAAAACATTTCAAAAGAGGCATCTGCCATATGGAGCTACGCATTTATGGAGATTATGAATAATGCAATCGAACACGCAAAAGCAAAGCGTATTTCATGCTGTATTAAAAAAGATAATTTGTATACAGAGATTTCTATTACGGATGATGGAATTGGAATATTTGAAAACATCAAGGGTTATTTGGAAAAAGAACAAGGATATCCAGCTGATGTTCAAGATGCAGTTTTAGAATTATATAAAGGAAAACTAACCACACAAAGAGAATCACATTCGGGAGAAGGAATCTTTTTTGTTTCTAAAAGCTTGCGAGAGTTTGCAATATGGTCTAAGCAAAGTGTGTTTACCGCAGGAAGATGTACAGAAGAAAAGTTAATTCAATCGCATTTGATTTTGTATTATACTAGTCTTAAGTCAATCGGAACGATGGTTGTGATGAAGTTGGAAAATGATACAACGCATACATTAAAGGAGGTGTTTGACATGTTTGCACCGATAGAAGAAGGATTTGCAAAAACTGTAATACCATTAAAAAAAGTGTGTCCATATGGAGAACCAATTGCACGTTCACAGGCTCGAAGAGTTGTTTACAGACTAGAACAGTTTAAGCAAGTAGAATTTGATTGCAGCGGAATTGATTTTATGGGACAGGGATTCGCCGATGAAGTGTTCCGTGTGTTTCAGAATAAATATCCAGACATTCAGTTGGAAGTCACCAATGCGAATGAAACTGTGCTGGGAATGATAAGACATGTGAAGCGGTAA
- a CDS encoding GH39 family glycosyl hydrolase, with protein MKYENIVRCCFSTKREQIMHFHQDIEIIYVLDGSLQINYEEESHHLNAEDFILINSKVRHEYFSDDEVLFGSLFIDYTMLTEIFSGEQPFFWCNSAEEKSESYEKMRYYIRQIFNLYQATEGQAIALKNSIYYQLIYLITSDFIVKKGMKQYDSLRGIQDERMNEIMSFIMTNYREPITLQELSERLYLSNAYLSKYIKKNFGMSFLKLLNNIRLDHAVSELLYSDKTILKVAMDNGFSNLASFNQVFKESYQITPAEYRIQMQKKTENSENTENGTAVLEKVEQYLASNLVSTSEAADSVVSVLEVDTKKKEKTKKYWRRLINIGPAENLMRYDVRAQVQYLKEHLGFEYMRFWQVFSEKMMIHIDEKNTKYNFTLLDQVIDFLVGLDIKLHIELGFKNHTIFEKIERSLLSMNDENNIAMIENNKSFLEELIRHWTRRYGMEVVESWYIEIEKNSVVQENVDAEEYFKVFDTIAGIFKNYAPNIKVGGAGFSLNMMEEEFCQLLSEWKKKKHQPDFISLYSYPYLRDAEILDAGRNPYSSDTSYLYHQIQQAKTDLRRVGMDETELLVTEWSSTLSNRNCMNDGVYKSAYIMKNLIENYGEVKALGYWVATDIFSESIDSDEFLFGGCGLISRNGICKPAYYAFDFMNHLEHYILGKNKNAIISYKENGLFFICCHNYKHLNFRYYSRNENEIELENQQRYYSDNESMQMSFKIDNVNNGTYIIKTFSVSQTNGNVQNEWKELDYFNDLSLQEVEYLQKWCQPKMTIHKVEAVDHTLVVETRVAAQEIQGIVVGEL; from the coding sequence TTGAAATATGAAAATATTGTCCGCTGTTGTTTTTCTACCAAGCGGGAACAGATTATGCATTTTCATCAGGATATTGAGATTATCTATGTGTTGGATGGTTCGCTTCAGATCAATTATGAGGAAGAATCGCATCATTTAAATGCAGAGGACTTTATACTGATCAACTCCAAGGTGCGCCATGAATATTTTTCTGATGATGAGGTGTTGTTTGGTAGTCTGTTTATTGATTATACGATGCTGACAGAAATATTTAGTGGGGAACAGCCGTTTTTCTGGTGTAATTCTGCGGAGGAAAAATCAGAAAGCTATGAAAAGATGAGATATTATATCAGGCAGATTTTTAATCTCTATCAGGCGACCGAGGGACAGGCAATTGCGTTAAAGAACAGTATCTATTATCAGCTCATTTATCTGATCACGTCAGATTTTATTGTAAAAAAGGGAATGAAACAATACGATTCTCTGCGCGGAATACAAGATGAGCGTATGAATGAGATTATGAGTTTTATCATGACAAATTACAGAGAACCGATTACATTGCAGGAGCTGTCAGAACGATTATATTTGTCGAATGCATATCTTTCTAAATACATAAAGAAAAACTTCGGGATGAGCTTTTTGAAATTGCTGAATAATATTCGGTTGGACCATGCAGTAAGTGAGCTGTTATATTCAGATAAAACAATATTGAAAGTTGCGATGGATAATGGATTTTCTAATCTGGCATCATTTAATCAAGTGTTTAAAGAAAGCTATCAGATCACACCTGCGGAGTATCGTATACAGATGCAGAAAAAAACAGAGAATTCAGAAAATACAGAGAATGGCACAGCGGTACTGGAAAAGGTAGAACAATATCTGGCATCCAACTTGGTCAGCACTTCTGAGGCGGCAGATTCGGTTGTATCAGTGTTAGAAGTAGATACGAAGAAGAAAGAAAAAACAAAAAAATATTGGAGACGCCTGATAAATATCGGACCGGCAGAAAATTTGATGCGATATGATGTCAGGGCGCAGGTACAATATTTAAAAGAACATCTCGGATTTGAATACATGAGATTTTGGCAGGTTTTTTCAGAAAAAATGATGATCCACATAGATGAAAAAAATACAAAATACAATTTCACCTTGTTGGATCAGGTGATTGATTTTCTTGTTGGACTGGACATCAAACTGCATATAGAATTAGGATTTAAAAATCATACAATTTTTGAAAAAATAGAACGATCACTTCTTAGTATGAATGATGAAAATAATATAGCTATGATTGAAAATAATAAAAGTTTTCTGGAAGAATTAATCCGACATTGGACAAGACGTTATGGTATGGAAGTGGTGGAAAGCTGGTATATTGAGATAGAGAAAAATTCTGTAGTTCAAGAAAATGTAGATGCAGAGGAATACTTTAAAGTATTTGATACCATAGCTGGAATATTTAAAAATTATGCACCGAACATTAAAGTGGGTGGTGCAGGATTTAGCTTAAATATGATGGAAGAGGAATTTTGTCAATTACTCTCTGAGTGGAAAAAGAAAAAGCACCAACCTGATTTTATTTCACTCTATTCATATCCGTATTTGAGAGATGCAGAAATTCTGGATGCAGGAAGAAATCCATATTCTTCAGATACCAGTTATTTGTACCATCAAATTCAACAAGCGAAAACAGATTTGAGACGAGTTGGTATGGATGAAACGGAGCTGTTAGTAACAGAATGGAGTTCTACATTATCAAACCGAAATTGTATGAATGATGGAGTTTATAAAAGTGCATATATAATGAAAAACTTGATCGAAAATTATGGTGAAGTAAAAGCACTGGGGTATTGGGTTGCAACAGATATTTTTTCAGAGAGTATTGATTCAGATGAATTTCTGTTTGGCGGATGTGGTCTGATAAGTAGAAATGGTATCTGTAAACCGGCATATTATGCGTTTGATTTTATGAATCATTTAGAGCACTATATTTTAGGGAAAAATAAAAATGCTATTATTTCTTATAAAGAAAATGGTTTGTTCTTCATATGTTGTCATAATTATAAGCATTTAAATTTCCGGTACTATTCAAGAAATGAAAACGAGATAGAATTGGAAAATCAACAGCGATATTATTCAGATAATGAAAGTATGCAGATGAGTTTTAAAATTGATAATGTAAATAATGGAACGTATATTATCAAAACATTTTCAGTCAGTCAGACAAATGGAAATGTTCAAAATGAATGGAAAGAATTGGATTATTTCAATGATTTATCTTTACAGGAAGTAGAGTATTTACAAAAATGGTGTCAGCCTAAAATGACAATTCATAAAGTTGAGGCTGTGGATCATACGCTTGTAGTAGAAACGCGTGTTGCAGCGCAGGAGATACAAGGAATTGTAGTAGGAGAGTTGTAA
- a CDS encoding MFS transporter, which translates to MGNNAKEKTSPKLAFCYSLGEVGCQMSWYMINNYLMLFYTDVVGLAAGAISMIMLIARIWDAINDPMMGNIADRTHTKWGKFRPYLYMAPPVLAIFNILTFTAFPVQGTAKVILCLLTYVGAGMAYTACSISYQALQNVIAIDSQVRMNLATARGIGSSVIGIILSACAMPMILHFSGAEVANAHGYFVTTVILSLIMIPVFWICGAGCKETYAEQLHANAQEEKLGFIGSLKEIVKNDQLLMVVLATILGTICVSGRMGLLTYYIIYVVGDYTVIATVFTTMTVAQLIGNFFIPWGTKTFTKKWYLIILNIIMCIGFLLMFINPTDNKPYLLGVSFICGLCNSSSSVCFGLVSDSIEYGDWKLGRRQEGIAASMLSFGVKLSTAISGSAGVLLLAAAGYVAGAEQTAAAKQGINIVVNMVPFVIGLLSCVPLLFYKLSPKKVAEIRADLDAGKRACDK; encoded by the coding sequence ATGGGTAATAATGCAAAAGAAAAAACAAGCCCAAAACTGGCATTCTGTTATAGTTTAGGAGAAGTCGGTTGCCAGATGAGCTGGTACATGATCAACAACTATCTGATGTTATTCTACACAGATGTTGTAGGTCTTGCTGCCGGAGCAATTTCAATGATCATGTTGATCGCACGTATTTGGGATGCTATCAACGACCCAATGATGGGAAACATCGCAGACAGAACACATACAAAATGGGGTAAATTCAGACCATATTTGTATATGGCACCACCTGTTCTTGCGATTTTTAACATTTTAACATTTACAGCATTCCCAGTGCAGGGAACAGCTAAAGTAATCTTATGTCTGCTCACTTACGTTGGTGCAGGTATGGCATACACAGCATGTTCTATCTCATATCAGGCATTACAGAATGTAATCGCTATTGATTCACAGGTTCGTATGAATCTTGCTACAGCAAGAGGAATTGGTTCTTCTGTAATTGGAATTATCCTTTCAGCATGTGCAATGCCAATGATTCTTCACTTTAGTGGAGCTGAGGTAGCAAATGCTCATGGATATTTTGTTACAACAGTAATCTTATCACTGATCATGATTCCTGTATTCTGGATCTGTGGAGCCGGATGTAAAGAAACATATGCAGAGCAGTTGCATGCAAATGCTCAGGAAGAGAAACTTGGTTTTATTGGAAGTTTGAAAGAAATCGTAAAGAATGACCAGTTATTGATGGTAGTTCTTGCAACAATTTTGGGTACAATTTGTGTATCTGGTCGTATGGGACTGCTTACATACTATATCATTTATGTAGTTGGTGATTATACTGTTATCGCAACAGTATTTACAACAATGACAGTTGCTCAGTTAATTGGTAACTTCTTTATTCCATGGGGAACAAAGACATTTACGAAAAAATGGTATCTGATTATTTTGAATATTATCATGTGTATTGGATTCTTGCTGATGTTTATTAATCCAACAGATAATAAACCATATTTACTTGGTGTATCATTCATCTGCGGACTTTGTAACTCATCATCATCAGTTTGTTTCGGTCTTGTATCAGACTCTATCGAATATGGAGACTGGAAGCTCGGTCGTCGTCAGGAAGGTATTGCAGCTTCTATGTTAAGCTTTGGTGTAAAACTTTCTACAGCTATCAGTGGTTCTGCCGGAGTACTTCTTCTTGCAGCAGCAGGATATGTAGCAGGTGCAGAGCAGACAGCAGCAGCTAAACAGGGAATCAATATTGTAGTAAACATGGTTCCATTTGTAATCGGACTGTTATCTTGTGTACCATTGCTCTTCTATAAACTTTCACCTAAGAAAGTTGCAGAAATCAGAGCTGATCTGGATGCAGGAAAACGTGCATGTGATAAATAA
- a CDS encoding DUF5597 domain-containing protein, with protein MIPRIQNDNGIPTLYVHDKPFFARSGEIHNSSASNLNYMEEHVWPALRELNMNSVIVPLYWETMEPQEGIFDFTLLDGLIGQAREEQKHLIFLWFGLWKNAESMYVPAWMKQDTDTYFRVRKVNGESINTISPFCEAAIEKDANAFAKVMAHIREIDEQKSTVIFVQVENEIGLLGTERDYGQEAEEKFKEVVPAELKELCATEGSWKEVFAENAEEYFMAYYFAKAVEKITKAGQQKYALPCYANAWLRQYPWYAGSYPSGGPVKEVHHIWKIVAPSLFTLAPDIYVPYVANVIDEYGYEGNPLVIPEVRKDAVTSSYCLYAFANSNAICYSPFGIEELVLPPEAIDKPPMEVMIALNIDPSAFDITGSKDYLKRTYEMVEQMEPLYLKYRGTDKLMSYVKKSDTDYGTYFSCEEYDIAIAYAPKGQAKPLAAGVIYELAPNKFLIGGMMSTFTFRAKAGENKKVDLLRLEEGDVVNGEWKAGRILNGDEKMMLQLGDMPGWKYVEVYKY; from the coding sequence ATGATACCAAGAATTCAAAACGACAACGGAATCCCAACATTATATGTTCACGACAAACCATTCTTTGCACGCAGCGGAGAGATTCATAATTCAAGTGCCAGCAATCTGAATTATATGGAAGAGCATGTATGGCCGGCACTAAGAGAATTAAATATGAACTCAGTAATTGTTCCACTATATTGGGAGACAATGGAACCGCAAGAAGGAATATTTGATTTTACATTGCTAGATGGATTAATCGGCCAGGCAAGAGAAGAACAGAAACATTTAATTTTCTTGTGGTTTGGGCTTTGGAAGAATGCTGAATCTATGTATGTGCCTGCTTGGATGAAACAGGATACAGATACATACTTTCGTGTACGCAAGGTAAATGGAGAATCAATCAATACAATTTCACCATTTTGCGAGGCTGCGATAGAGAAAGATGCGAATGCATTTGCAAAAGTGATGGCACATATCCGCGAAATTGATGAGCAGAAATCGACAGTAATCTTTGTGCAGGTAGAAAATGAAATAGGTCTGCTTGGAACAGAACGCGATTATGGGCAGGAAGCAGAAGAAAAGTTCAAAGAAGTAGTACCAGCAGAATTGAAAGAATTATGTGCGACAGAAGGAAGTTGGAAAGAAGTATTTGCCGAGAATGCGGAAGAATATTTTATGGCTTACTATTTTGCAAAGGCAGTAGAAAAAATTACAAAAGCAGGACAGCAAAAATATGCACTTCCATGTTATGCCAATGCATGGCTTCGCCAGTATCCATGGTATGCAGGGTCTTATCCATCAGGAGGTCCGGTCAAAGAGGTGCATCATATTTGGAAAATTGTAGCACCATCGTTATTTACGCTGGCACCGGATATTTATGTTCCGTATGTGGCAAATGTCATTGATGAATATGGATATGAAGGTAATCCACTGGTGATTCCGGAAGTGAGAAAAGATGCAGTGACTTCATCTTATTGCTTGTATGCATTTGCAAATAGCAATGCAATTTGCTATTCACCATTTGGAATTGAAGAACTGGTATTACCGCCGGAAGCAATTGACAAGCCGCCAATGGAAGTTATGATTGCTCTGAATATTGACCCATCTGCATTTGATATCACAGGAAGCAAAGATTATTTAAAACGTACTTATGAGATGGTTGAGCAGATGGAACCATTATATTTGAAATATCGTGGAACAGATAAGCTGATGAGTTATGTGAAAAAATCCGATACAGATTATGGAACATATTTTAGCTGCGAAGAATATGATATTGCGATTGCTTATGCACCGAAGGGACAGGCAAAACCATTAGCAGCAGGTGTGATTTATGAGCTCGCTCCAAATAAATTTCTAATTGGAGGAATGATGAGTACATTTACATTCCGTGCAAAGGCAGGGGAAAATAAGAAAGTTGATCTTCTTCGGTTAGAAGAAGGAGATGTAGTGAACGGCGAATGGAAGGCTGGAAGAATCCTTAATGGAGATGAAAAGATGATGCTTCAGCTTGGAGATATGCCGGGATGGAAATATGTAGAAGTATATAAATATTAA